One Janthinobacterium sp. TB1-E2 genomic region harbors:
- a CDS encoding PrkA family serine protein kinase: protein MTIFDNYAARYERTREEEMSLTEYLALCKKDKLTYASAPERMLAAIGEPQLVDTRNDTRLSRIFANKVIKIYPAFREFYGTEEVIEQVVSYFRHAAQGLEERKQILYLLGPVGGGKSSIAEKLKSLMEHVPFYCLKGSPVNESPLGLFNEEEDGTILEEDYGIPRRYLRNIPSPWAVKRLHEYNGDINQFRVVKRYPSVLKQIAISKTEPGDENNQDISSLVGKVDIRKLEDYAQDDPDAYSYSGGLCLANQGLMEFVEMFKAPIKVLHPLLTATQEGNYKGTEGFGAIPFDGIILAHSNESEWKTFKNNRNNEAFLDRIYIVKVPYCLRVSDEIKIYDKLVANSSLVKAPCAPGTLRMMAQFAILSRLKDPENSSIFSKMLVYDGENLKDTDPKAKSMHEYVDYAGVDEGMNGLSTRFAFKILSKVFNFDNSEVAANPVHLLYVLEQQVEREQFAPELEQRYFSYIKEHLAQRYVEFIGKEIQTAYLESYSEYGQNIFDRYVTFADFWIQDQEYRDPDTGESFDRESLNNELEKIEKPAGISNPKDFRNEIVNFGLRARASNGGKNPAWTSYEKFRTVIEKKMFSNTEELLPVISFNAKASADDANKHADFVARMVEKGYTAKQVRLLCEWYLRVRKSS, encoded by the coding sequence ATGACCATTTTTGATAACTATGCAGCACGCTACGAGCGCACCCGCGAAGAGGAAATGTCGCTCACCGAATACCTGGCCCTGTGCAAGAAGGACAAGCTGACGTATGCCAGCGCGCCCGAACGCATGCTGGCCGCCATCGGCGAGCCGCAGCTGGTCGACACGCGCAACGACACGCGCTTGTCGCGCATCTTCGCCAACAAGGTGATCAAGATCTATCCCGCCTTCCGCGAGTTCTACGGCACCGAGGAAGTGATCGAGCAAGTCGTCTCGTATTTCCGCCACGCGGCGCAAGGCCTGGAAGAACGCAAGCAGATCCTGTACTTGCTGGGGCCTGTCGGCGGCGGCAAGTCATCCATCGCGGAAAAACTCAAGTCGCTGATGGAACACGTGCCCTTCTATTGCCTGAAAGGCTCGCCCGTCAACGAATCGCCGCTGGGCCTGTTCAACGAGGAAGAGGACGGCACCATCCTGGAAGAGGATTACGGCATCCCGCGCCGCTACCTGCGCAACATCCCCAGCCCGTGGGCCGTGAAACGCCTGCATGAATACAATGGCGATATCAACCAGTTCCGCGTCGTCAAGCGCTATCCTTCCGTGCTGAAACAGATCGCCATTTCGAAAACGGAGCCGGGCGACGAGAACAACCAGGATATTTCCTCGCTGGTGGGCAAGGTCGACATCCGCAAGCTGGAAGATTACGCCCAGGACGATCCGGACGCCTACAGCTATTCGGGCGGCCTGTGCCTGGCCAACCAGGGCTTGATGGAATTCGTGGAAATGTTCAAGGCGCCGATCAAGGTCTTGCACCCCTTGCTGACGGCCACGCAGGAAGGCAACTACAAGGGCACGGAAGGCTTCGGCGCGATTCCGTTCGACGGCATCATCCTCGCCCACTCGAATGAGTCGGAATGGAAGACGTTCAAGAACAACCGCAACAACGAGGCGTTTCTTGACCGTATCTATATAGTCAAGGTGCCGTATTGCCTGCGCGTGTCCGATGAAATCAAGATCTACGACAAGCTGGTGGCCAATTCCTCGCTCGTCAAGGCCCCGTGCGCGCCCGGCACCCTGCGCATGATGGCGCAGTTCGCCATCCTGTCGCGCCTGAAGGATCCGGAAAACTCGAGCATCTTTTCGAAGATGCTCGTCTACGATGGCGAAAACCTCAAGGATACGGACCCGAAAGCCAAGTCCATGCACGAATACGTCGATTACGCGGGCGTGGACGAGGGCATGAACGGCCTGTCGACGCGCTTTGCCTTCAAGATCCTGTCTAAGGTGTTCAACTTTGACAATTCCGAAGTGGCCGCCAATCCCGTGCATCTATTATATGTACTGGAACAGCAGGTCGAGCGCGAGCAGTTCGCGCCGGAACTCGAGCAGCGCTACTTCTCGTATATTAAGGAGCACCTGGCGCAGCGCTATGTGGAATTCATCGGCAAGGAGATCCAGACGGCTTACCTGGAAAGCTATTCGGAATACGGGCAGAATATTTTCGACCGCTACGTGACGTTCGCCGATTTCTGGATACAGGACCAGGAATACCGCGATCCGGACACGGGCGAAAGTTTTGACCGCGAGTCGCTGAATAATGAACTGGAAAAGATCGAGAAACCGGCGGGCATTTCCAATCCGAAGGATTTCCGCAACGAAATCGTGAACTTCGGCTTGCGCGCCCGGGCTTCGAACGGTGGCAAGAATCCCGCCTGGACCAGTTATGAAAAGTTCCGCACCGTGATTGAAAAGAAAATGTTTTCGAATACGGAGGAATTGCTGCCCGTGATTTCCTTCAATGCCAAGGCCAGCGCCGACGATGCCAACAAGCACGCCGACTTCGTGGCCCGCATGGTGGAAAAAGGCTATACGGCCAAGCAGGTACGCCTGTTATGCGAATGGTACTTGCGCGTACGCAAGTCGTCATAG
- a CDS encoding YeaH/YhbH family protein, translating to MTYLIDRRLQSKNKSAVNRERFLRRYKGQIKDAVGRAIKGRSITDVENGEKVSIPVKDVGEPSFGHAHGGVWEVVNPGNKEYLKGDQIARPKGGGGSGRGKAGNSDETTEDDFIFELSREEFMNYFFEDLELPHMVKTQLTATTEFKNQRAGYNMSGTPSNIHVLRSLRGALGRRIAVGGGARKQLAQAEEDLATLLHEGAPDSDPLVTELRRLIHHLHTRLLAIPFIDPFDLRYSNRIKVPKPMTQAVMFCIMDVSGSMDESRKDTAKRFFILLYLFLKRVYDKIEVVFIRHHTAAAEVDEHEFFNSRESGGTVVSSALHLLNTIIDERYGAGQWNSYVAQASDGDNWDNDSMLCRQLLINTIMPKVQYYTYVEITDGPQQNLWEQYAGVLDHHAHFAMQKIVTPADIYPVFRELFKKQVK from the coding sequence TTGACATACCTTATCGACAGGCGCTTGCAAAGCAAGAATAAATCCGCCGTCAACCGCGAGCGTTTCCTGCGGCGTTACAAGGGCCAGATCAAGGATGCCGTGGGGCGCGCCATCAAGGGGCGCTCGATCACGGACGTCGAGAATGGCGAGAAGGTCAGCATCCCCGTCAAGGACGTGGGCGAACCGTCGTTTGGCCACGCGCATGGCGGCGTATGGGAAGTGGTCAATCCCGGCAACAAGGAATACCTGAAAGGCGACCAGATCGCCCGGCCGAAAGGCGGCGGCGGTAGCGGGCGGGGCAAGGCGGGCAATAGCGACGAGACGACGGAAGACGATTTCATCTTTGAATTGTCGCGCGAAGAATTCATGAATTATTTCTTCGAAGACCTGGAATTGCCACACATGGTGAAAACCCAGCTGACGGCCACCACGGAATTCAAGAACCAGCGCGCCGGCTACAATATGTCGGGCACGCCATCGAACATCCACGTGCTGCGTTCCTTACGCGGCGCGCTGGGCCGGCGCATCGCCGTCGGCGGTGGCGCCCGCAAGCAGCTGGCGCAGGCCGAGGAAGACCTGGCAACACTGCTGCACGAAGGGGCGCCCGACAGCGACCCGCTCGTCACGGAACTGCGCCGCCTGATCCACCACCTGCACACGCGCCTGCTGGCGATTCCCTTCATCGATCCGTTCGACTTGCGCTACAGCAACCGCATCAAGGTACCGAAGCCGATGACGCAAGCCGTCATGTTCTGCATCATGGACGTCTCCGGCTCCATGGACGAGTCGCGCAAGGACACGGCCAAGCGCTTCTTCATCCTGTTATATCTTTTCCTCAAGCGCGTCTACGACAAGATCGAGGTGGTCTTCATCCGCCACCATACGGCGGCGGCCGAAGTGGACGAGCATGAATTCTTCAATTCGCGCGAATCGGGCGGCACCGTCGTGTCGTCCGCGCTGCACTTGCTCAACACCATCATCGACGAACGCTATGGCGCCGGGCAATGGAACAGCTATGTAGCGCAGGCATCCGACGGCGACAACTGGGACAACGATTCCATGCTGTGCCGCCAGTTGCTGATCAATACCATCATGCCCAAGGTGCAGTACTACACCTATGTCGAGATCACCGACGGCCCGCAGCAAAACCTGTGGGAGCAATATGCGGGCGTGCTCGACCACCACGCCCATTTCGCCATGCAAAAGATCGTCACGCCGGCCGATATCTATCCGGTCTTCCGCGAACTGTTCAAGAAACAGGTGAAATGA
- a CDS encoding SpoVR family protein → MSAAFDRASNTPGEPFVRLRHPNALPEQSEWTFELIEQIHEEIRRVAKQFGLDTYPNQLEIITAEQMMDAYTSVGMPVSYNHWSFGKHFLSTEKSYKRGQMGLAYEIVINSNPCIAYLMEENSLTMQSLVIAHAAYGHNSFFKGNYLFRAWTDADAIIDYMVFAKNYIAECEQRHGVDAVELLLDSCHAIQNYGVDRYKRPAKLSMAKEYARQKEREAYVQSQINQLWRTLPRRDEDEDEDDQRKAAPRFPPEPEENLLYFIEKYAPLLEPWQREMVRIVRKISQYFYPQRQTQVMNEGWATFWHYTILNQLYDEGVVGDGFMMEFLKSHTNVVYQPPIDSPYYSGINPYALGFAMMSDIRRICEHPTDEDRAWFPDMAGSDWRKSLDFAMRNFKDESFIAQYLSPRLIREFHFFAVLDDDKNEKLAISAIHDDAGYRYVRQQLAEQYNLGNREPNIQVWSVNTRDDRALTLRHTQFQRRPLNQQAAEVLKHVARLWGFDVHLDTVDPQGVVLGTLNCRREKRNRRDDPVVRP, encoded by the coding sequence ATGAGTGCAGCCTTTGACCGCGCCAGCAATACTCCGGGCGAACCGTTCGTGCGCCTGCGCCACCCGAACGCCCTGCCCGAGCAGTCGGAATGGACGTTCGAACTGATCGAGCAAATCCACGAGGAAATCCGCCGGGTGGCGAAACAATTTGGCCTCGACACCTATCCGAACCAGCTGGAAATCATCACGGCCGAACAGATGATGGATGCCTACACGTCGGTGGGCATGCCCGTCTCGTACAACCATTGGTCGTTCGGCAAGCATTTTCTGTCCACCGAGAAAAGCTACAAGCGGGGCCAGATGGGCCTGGCCTACGAGATCGTCATCAACTCGAACCCGTGCATCGCCTATTTAATGGAGGAAAACAGCCTGACCATGCAGTCGCTGGTGATCGCGCATGCGGCCTACGGGCATAACTCCTTCTTCAAGGGCAATTACCTGTTCCGCGCCTGGACGGATGCGGACGCCATCATCGACTATATGGTGTTTGCCAAGAATTACATCGCCGAATGCGAACAGCGCCATGGCGTCGACGCCGTGGAACTGCTGCTCGATTCGTGCCACGCCATCCAGAACTATGGCGTGGACCGCTACAAGCGCCCGGCGAAACTGTCGATGGCGAAGGAATATGCGCGCCAGAAAGAGCGCGAAGCCTATGTGCAGTCGCAGATCAACCAGCTGTGGCGCACCCTGCCCCGGCGCGACGAAGACGAGGATGAGGACGACCAGCGCAAGGCCGCCCCCCGCTTTCCGCCCGAACCCGAGGAAAACCTGCTGTACTTCATCGAGAAGTATGCGCCGCTGCTGGAACCGTGGCAGCGCGAGATGGTGCGCATCGTGCGCAAGATTTCCCAGTATTTCTATCCGCAGCGCCAAACCCAGGTCATGAACGAGGGCTGGGCCACCTTCTGGCACTACACGATATTGAACCAGCTGTACGACGAAGGCGTGGTGGGCGACGGCTTCATGATGGAATTCCTCAAAAGCCATACCAACGTCGTCTACCAGCCGCCCATCGACAGCCCGTATTACAGCGGCATCAATCCGTATGCGCTGGGTTTTGCCATGATGAGCGACATCCGCCGCATCTGCGAGCACCCGACGGACGAAGACCGCGCCTGGTTCCCCGACATGGCCGGCAGCGACTGGCGCAAGAGCCTGGACTTTGCGATGCGCAATTTCAAGGATGAAAGCTTCATCGCCCAGTATCTGTCGCCGCGGCTGATCCGCGAATTCCATTTCTTTGCCGTGCTCGACGACGACAAGAATGAAAAGCTGGCCATTTCCGCCATCCACGACGATGCCGGCTACCGCTACGTGCGCCAGCAGCTGGCCGAGCAGTACAACCTGGGCAACCGCGAGCCGAATATCCAGGTCTGGTCCGTCAATACGCGCGACGACCGTGCATTGACCCTGCGCCACACGCAATTCCAGCGCCGCCCGCTGAACCAGCAGGCGGCCGAGGTGCTCAAGCACGTGGCGCGGCTGTGGGGCTTCGATGTGCACCTCGATACGGTCGACCCGCAGGGCGTCGTCCTGGGCACCCTGAATTGCCGACGGGAAAAACGCAACCGGCGCGACGACCCCGTTGTCCGGCCATGA
- a CDS encoding energy transducer TonB: protein MNFSNEKSPKNYTGITIVVLLHVLAAYGIVTGLGKRLVTKMMEPVETKIIEEVKPPPPKDLPPPPPPPEMKAPPPPFIPPVEVNVQQPPPQQNVIANTTAVKPATNVLAPPAPPAQPAPTPGPAKSVRTPAVVDFSVCEKPAYPKSSQRNEETGVVTLSFLIGVDGKVADSKIVKSSGFRDLDKAAVQGISRCTFKPATVDGKPEQGWQQMQYVWSLD, encoded by the coding sequence ATGAATTTTTCGAACGAGAAAAGTCCCAAGAACTACACAGGCATCACTATCGTTGTCCTGCTGCACGTTCTCGCGGCTTACGGGATCGTGACGGGCTTGGGCAAGCGGTTGGTCACCAAAATGATGGAACCGGTTGAAACCAAGATTATCGAGGAAGTCAAACCGCCTCCACCGAAGGATCTTCCACCGCCACCACCGCCGCCAGAAATGAAAGCGCCACCGCCGCCATTCATTCCGCCAGTCGAGGTGAACGTGCAGCAGCCGCCACCACAGCAAAACGTGATTGCAAATACGACTGCTGTGAAGCCAGCCACGAATGTATTGGCACCGCCAGCACCGCCTGCACAGCCTGCGCCAACTCCTGGACCAGCCAAATCGGTGCGTACACCGGCCGTGGTTGACTTCAGTGTCTGCGAAAAGCCGGCTTATCCAAAGTCGTCGCAGCGCAATGAGGAAACCGGTGTGGTGACACTGTCGTTCCTGATCGGTGTAGACGGCAAGGTCGCTGATTCGAAGATCGTGAAGTCCAGCGGCTTCAGAGACCTGGACAAAGCCGCGGTGCAAGGTATCAGCCGCTGTACATTTAAGCCGGCAACAGTTGACGGCAAGCCGGAACAAGGCTGGCAGCAAATGCAATACGTTTGGTCGCTGGATTAA
- a CDS encoding MotA/TolQ/ExbB proton channel family protein, translating to MFKNTRLSAFFAAVLLSVTATTALVAAPAFADAPASAAATAPAADAAAAPAPAADAAAPAADAAAPAADAAAPAKTEEVHNPFGLQAVWDGGFVPRATLIILAIMSIGSWYIIITKLMDQMKIFKQAKETAAKFWKAPSIAAGSATLTEGSPFRFIAESGTKATAHHDGALLEQIDLSTWVTMSIQRASDKVQSRLQDGLSFLATVGSTAPFIGLFGTVWGIYGALTNIGMTGNASIDKVAGPVGEALIMTAFGLLVAVPAVLGYNWLVRRNKTAMEDVRSFSADVHSVLISGAMSTSEAGRAAGAKKIG from the coding sequence ATGTTTAAGAATACCCGTTTGTCCGCATTTTTTGCCGCGGTTCTGTTGTCCGTTACCGCTACTACCGCTCTGGTAGCAGCTCCGGCATTCGCTGACGCGCCAGCATCGGCAGCAGCTACGGCTCCAGCGGCAGACGCTGCAGCAGCACCAGCACCAGCTGCTGACGCAGCAGCTCCAGCAGCAGACGCAGCCGCTCCAGCCGCTGACGCAGCAGCTCCAGCCAAAACCGAAGAAGTCCACAACCCGTTCGGCCTGCAAGCAGTGTGGGACGGCGGCTTCGTGCCACGCGCCACCCTGATCATTCTGGCCATCATGTCGATCGGCAGCTGGTACATCATCATCACCAAGCTGATGGATCAAATGAAGATCTTCAAGCAAGCTAAAGAAACCGCTGCCAAATTCTGGAAAGCACCTTCGATCGCTGCTGGTTCGGCAACGCTGACCGAAGGCTCGCCATTCCGCTTCATCGCTGAATCGGGCACCAAGGCAACGGCTCACCATGACGGCGCCCTGCTGGAACAAATCGATCTGTCGACCTGGGTGACGATGTCGATCCAGCGCGCTTCGGACAAAGTCCAATCGCGTCTGCAAGATGGCCTGTCGTTCCTGGCAACCGTTGGTTCGACCGCACCGTTTATCGGTCTGTTCGGTACCGTTTGGGGTATTTATGGCGCGCTGACCAACATCGGCATGACCGGTAACGCTTCGATCGATAAAGTTGCAGGTCCAGTTGGTGAAGCACTGATCATGACCGCTTTCGGTCTGCTGGTCGCCGTTCCTGCCGTTCTGGGTTACAACTGGCTGGTGCGTCGTAACAAAACCGCAATGGAAGACGTACGCTCGTTCAGCGCCGACGTTCACTCGGTACTGATCTCCGGCGCAATGTCGACCAGCGAAGCTGGCCGTGCTGCCGGCGCTAAAAAGATCGGATAA
- a CDS encoding ExbD/TolR family protein gives MSMSVGSDSGDEDQVMSEINTTPLVDIMLVLLIIFLITSPVVLKLQKIDLPIEANQALQSKPENVNIVVNKDGEIYLGQKKLKDTSELFDYLKVEAVKVPQPEVHVRGDQETRYESIGRVIYTTQRAGIQKVGFITEPPDKG, from the coding sequence ATGTCGATGTCCGTCGGCTCCGACAGCGGAGATGAAGATCAAGTAATGTCAGAAATCAACACGACGCCGCTCGTCGACATCATGTTGGTTTTGCTGATCATTTTCTTGATCACCAGTCCGGTTGTCCTCAAATTGCAGAAAATCGATCTGCCGATCGAGGCCAACCAAGCCCTTCAAAGCAAGCCAGAAAACGTCAACATCGTTGTCAACAAGGATGGCGAGATTTATCTGGGCCAGAAGAAACTGAAAGATACGAGCGAACTGTTCGATTATCTGAAAGTTGAAGCAGTGAAAGTACCGCAGCCGGAAGTACACGTTCGTGGCGACCAAGAAACACGCTACGAATCGATCGGCCGGGTTATTTACACGACCCAACGTGCCGGGATCCAGAAGGTCGGCTTCATCACCGAACCACCTGACAAGGGCTGA
- a CDS encoding ExbD/TolR family protein, translating into MSMNVGSGSAPGADPEPMMELNMTPLIDVMLVLIIMLIITIPKQNHSVNLNMPVGTPPPPTTEPVVVTIDVDFDGTILWDNQVVPDRASLEAKLSNVAAQADQPEVHLRPNKLVEYKVVAGVMASAQRLGVTKIGLVGNEQFQ; encoded by the coding sequence ATGAGTATGAATGTCGGTTCGGGAAGCGCTCCAGGCGCGGATCCGGAACCAATGATGGAACTGAACATGACGCCCCTCATCGACGTGATGCTGGTGCTGATTATCATGTTGATCATCACGATTCCTAAGCAAAACCACTCGGTGAACTTGAACATGCCGGTCGGCACCCCGCCGCCACCGACAACCGAACCAGTGGTCGTCACGATCGATGTCGATTTTGACGGTACGATCTTGTGGGACAATCAGGTCGTTCCTGACCGCGCTTCGCTGGAAGCCAAGCTGAGCAACGTCGCTGCGCAAGCAGACCAGCCGGAAGTGCATCTGCGTCCGAACAAGCTGGTGGAATACAAAGTCGTCGCCGGTGTGATGGCGTCGGCGCAGCGTCTGGGCGTGACCAAAATCGGTCTGGTCGGCAACGAGCAATTCCAGTAA
- a CDS encoding tetratricopeptide repeat protein has product MSKFRLAHLGLVMAAIGFTAATPVIGLGSLAYAADTVRAEVGKPLQEAQKLASSGKNKEALAKLREADSVGGKTAFESYQIERVRASAAAAAGDNGTAIKAFEAVINSGRLSAAEAPKFTQALAGMYYRAKDWPNTITWIKRSLKDREDPQMRELLIQTYYVSGNYAEAAKELQSRGGNSEASLQMLANIQLKQNDKAGYVATLEKLASSYPKTSYWADLLNRVSGKPGFSQRLGLDVQRLRLANGLFTKPSEYMEISQLALQAGNPGEALAIIEQGYKKGVLGTGTDAARHQRLKDLALKTQADLKANAAKSEAEYVKNKDADSLSKLGFALVYDGQADKGLGLMNDAVKMGTAKYPEEAKLHLGIAYIHAGKKSNASTALKAVKGTDGAADLARYWALMNK; this is encoded by the coding sequence ATGTCCAAGTTTCGTCTCGCTCATCTCGGCCTCGTCATGGCCGCTATCGGTTTTACCGCAGCAACTCCCGTAATCGGCCTGGGCTCGCTGGCATACGCCGCGGACACCGTGCGTGCCGAAGTGGGCAAGCCACTGCAAGAAGCGCAAAAACTCGCTAGCAGCGGCAAAAACAAGGAAGCGCTGGCCAAGCTGCGCGAAGCTGACAGCGTCGGCGGCAAGACCGCCTTTGAAAGCTACCAGATCGAGCGCGTGCGCGCCTCGGCCGCTGCTGCCGCCGGCGATAACGGCACCGCCATCAAGGCGTTTGAAGCCGTCATCAATTCCGGCCGCCTGAGCGCCGCCGAAGCCCCCAAATTCACGCAAGCGCTGGCAGGCATGTACTACCGCGCCAAGGACTGGCCGAACACCATCACCTGGATCAAACGTTCGCTGAAAGACCGCGAAGATCCACAGATGCGCGAACTGCTGATCCAGACCTACTACGTCAGCGGCAACTACGCCGAAGCGGCGAAGGAACTGCAATCGCGCGGCGGCAACTCGGAAGCGAGCCTGCAAATGCTGGCCAACATCCAGTTGAAACAGAACGACAAGGCCGGCTACGTCGCCACCCTGGAAAAACTGGCATCGAGCTATCCGAAAACCAGCTACTGGGCCGACCTGCTGAACCGCGTTTCCGGCAAACCTGGCTTCTCGCAGCGCCTGGGCCTGGACGTCCAGCGCCTGCGCCTGGCCAACGGCCTATTCACCAAGCCGTCCGAATACATGGAAATCAGCCAGCTGGCCCTGCAAGCAGGCAATCCTGGCGAAGCGCTGGCCATCATCGAGCAAGGCTACAAAAAAGGCGTGCTGGGCACCGGCACCGATGCCGCCCGTCACCAGCGCCTGAAAGATCTGGCCCTGAAAACCCAGGCTGACCTGAAGGCCAACGCCGCCAAGTCGGAAGCGGAATACGTCAAGAACAAGGACGCCGACAGCTTGAGCAAGCTGGGCTTCGCCCTGGTCTACGATGGCCAGGCCGACAAAGGCCTGGGCCTGATGAATGACGCCGTGAAAATGGGCACCGCCAAGTATCCGGAAGAAGCCAAGCTGCATCTGGGCATCGCCTACATCCACGCCGGCAAGAAATCCAATGCATCGACCGCGCTGAAAGCCGTCAAGGGCACGGATGGCGCTGCGGACCTCGCCCGTTACTGGGCATTGATGAACAAATAA
- a CDS encoding bifunctional riboflavin kinase/FAD synthetase encodes MKVFRGLPNAQARAPCALTIGNFDGVHIGHQALLARVREAATELGIEAAVMTFEPHPREFFAQRAGDLSKAPQRIANLRDKLQSLDDAGIDRVVVEHFSAQFAALTPQEFTEKVLVDGLHVKWLMVGDDFCYGARRAGDVAMLQEAGRQYGFHVETLPTVMNGSTRISSSAVRLALAAGDFPLATQLLGHPYAISGHVIHGQKLGRTLGFPTLNLRVAHRPALSGIFIVQVHGLGPAPLPAVASLGVRPTVDDSGRVLLEVHLFDFAQSCYGKLVRVEFLEKLRDEEKYDDLPTLTAAIERDSNQARAYFEQRSGAITATDRI; translated from the coding sequence ATGAAGGTATTCCGCGGACTTCCCAATGCCCAGGCACGAGCGCCTTGCGCTCTGACCATCGGCAATTTTGACGGTGTCCACATCGGCCATCAGGCCTTGCTGGCGCGCGTGCGCGAAGCTGCAACCGAACTCGGCATCGAAGCGGCCGTGATGACGTTCGAGCCGCACCCGCGCGAATTCTTCGCGCAGCGCGCGGGCGACCTGTCGAAGGCGCCGCAGCGCATCGCCAACCTGCGCGACAAGCTGCAATCGCTGGACGACGCCGGCATCGACCGTGTCGTCGTCGAGCACTTCAGCGCCCAGTTTGCCGCCCTGACGCCGCAGGAATTCACTGAAAAAGTCCTCGTCGACGGCTTGCACGTGAAATGGCTGATGGTCGGCGACGACTTCTGCTATGGCGCCCGGCGCGCCGGCGACGTCGCCATGCTGCAGGAAGCGGGCCGCCAATACGGTTTCCACGTAGAAACTTTACCGACGGTGATGAATGGCAGCACGCGCATCTCCTCGTCGGCCGTGCGCCTGGCCCTGGCCGCCGGCGATTTCCCGCTGGCCACGCAACTGCTCGGCCATCCGTACGCCATTTCCGGCCACGTCATCCACGGCCAGAAGCTGGGCCGCACGCTCGGTTTCCCCACCCTGAACCTGCGCGTGGCGCACCGCCCCGCCCTGTCCGGCATCTTTATCGTGCAGGTGCACGGCCTGGGACCGGCACCGCTGCCCGCCGTGGCCAGCCTGGGCGTGCGCCCCACCGTCGACGACAGCGGCCGCGTCTTGCTGGAAGTGCATTTGTTCGATTTCGCCCAGTCCTGCTACGGCAAGCTGGTACGCGTGGAATTCCTGGAAAAGCTGCGCGACGAAGAAAAGTACGACGACTTGCCCACCCTGACGGCCGCCATCGAGCGCGACTCGAACCAGGCGCGCGCCTACTTCGAGCAGCGCAGCGGCGCCATTACCGCCACCGACCGAATTTGA